From Phycisphaeraceae bacterium, a single genomic window includes:
- the truD gene encoding tRNA pseudouridine(13) synthase TruD: MSSSSNPKSDIRKLTFLTGEIPGIGGVIKQRPEDFLVDEQPLYEPSGTGEHLYVFIEKQELTTSDVVRHLARVFRVGRGDIGYAGLKDKHAITRQHLSVYLPDKSKDQELMKLVDTPRVKLLWAQRHGNKLRRGHLTGNRFVIRIRNVEPTAVIHAKRVLDRLVAQGAPNYVGEQRFGYRKTNGELGRLLLLGRFQEMLDLMLGEPRETDYEQTRAAREAYERSDYAAALELWPRHLKPDRQALDALRGGKGPEAAVRAIELQQREFLISAFQSEVFNRVLRERIERGLFARLVDGDLAWKHDSRAVFAVDQATADTENADGGRIASLAVSPSGPMWGIGMTKPAGQVLTWEEEALRSFDVDESNFAGGPQGTAQGSRRPMRTTLRDAEISGGVDEHGPYIRTAFELPRGSFATSILREIMKSDDHAAAEETGEEG, encoded by the coding sequence GTGTCTTCCTCGTCCAATCCGAAATCCGACATCCGAAAGCTGACCTTCCTGACGGGAGAGATTCCCGGTATCGGCGGCGTCATCAAGCAACGCCCTGAAGATTTCCTTGTTGACGAGCAGCCGCTTTACGAACCTTCAGGTACCGGCGAACACCTTTACGTCTTCATCGAAAAGCAGGAACTGACGACCAGTGACGTGGTGCGCCACCTGGCGCGCGTGTTCCGCGTCGGTCGGGGTGACATCGGGTATGCCGGCCTGAAAGACAAGCACGCAATCACACGGCAGCACTTGTCGGTTTACCTGCCCGACAAGTCAAAAGATCAGGAATTGATGAAGCTCGTGGACACACCGCGAGTCAAACTCCTCTGGGCGCAGCGGCACGGCAACAAACTCCGTCGCGGCCACCTGACTGGTAATCGCTTCGTCATCCGAATCCGCAATGTCGAACCCACCGCGGTCATTCACGCCAAGCGTGTTCTCGATCGTCTGGTCGCGCAAGGCGCCCCGAACTACGTCGGTGAGCAGAGGTTTGGATACCGCAAGACCAATGGTGAGCTTGGACGGTTGCTCCTGCTGGGTCGCTTTCAGGAAATGCTCGATCTGATGCTTGGTGAGCCGCGTGAGACGGACTACGAGCAGACCCGTGCAGCGCGCGAGGCCTATGAACGCAGCGACTACGCTGCTGCGCTGGAACTCTGGCCTCGACACCTCAAGCCCGATCGTCAGGCACTTGATGCGCTGCGTGGCGGCAAAGGCCCTGAGGCGGCGGTGCGTGCGATCGAACTCCAGCAGCGCGAGTTTCTCATCAGCGCGTTCCAGAGCGAGGTCTTCAATCGCGTACTCCGCGAACGAATCGAGCGCGGATTATTCGCCCGCCTGGTGGACGGCGACCTGGCGTGGAAACACGACAGCCGCGCCGTGTTTGCCGTCGATCAGGCAACCGCAGACACAGAGAACGCTGACGGCGGCCGCATCGCCTCGCTTGCCGTGTCACCGTCAGGGCCGATGTGGGGCATCGGCATGACAAAACCCGCCGGCCAGGTTTTGACGTGGGAAGAAGAAGCCCTGCGAAGTTTTGATGTCGATGAATCCAATTTCGCCGGCGGTCCACAGGGTACCGCCCAGGGAAGCCGCAGGCCGATGCGCACCACCTTGCGTGATGCGGAGATTTCCGGCGGTGTGGATGAACATGGGCCATATATCCGAACGGCCTTTGAATTGCCGCGAGGCTCTTTTGCGACGAGTATTTTGCGTGAGATCATGAAGTCCGACGACCACGCCGCCGCGGAGGAAACGGGGGAAGAAGGATGA
- the ilvE gene encoding branched-chain-amino-acid transaminase, with amino-acid sequence MWLNGKLVPTDQATVSVYDHGLLYGDGVFEGIRIYGGRIFKCATHLRRLFESAKAIRLAIPYTAEQLTAAMRQTMLANGRTDGYIRLCVTRGAGPLGLSPFTCEKPSVFIIVESLLLYPREMYENGMAVITASTIRNHPAALSPRIKSLNYLNNILAKIEAHDAGVPEAIMLNHQGLIAECTADNLFIIKMRGGESLGLSGMPRIMTPPLHAGALEGVTMNTVIDLAVRNGLTVERLDMTRHDIYTADEMFLTGTGAEIIAVTKVDGRVIGSGKPGPVTTKLIAAFKALVAKDAPED; translated from the coding sequence ATCTGGCTCAATGGCAAGCTAGTACCCACCGACCAGGCGACCGTGAGCGTGTACGATCACGGTCTGCTTTACGGCGATGGTGTCTTTGAGGGTATCCGTATCTACGGCGGGCGCATCTTCAAGTGCGCCACACACCTTCGCAGGCTTTTCGAGTCCGCCAAGGCTATCCGTCTCGCTATTCCCTACACCGCCGAGCAACTCACCGCAGCGATGCGTCAGACGATGCTAGCCAACGGACGGACGGACGGCTACATCCGCCTCTGTGTGACCCGTGGTGCCGGCCCCTTGGGGCTAAGCCCCTTCACCTGCGAAAAGCCGAGCGTCTTTATCATTGTCGAGAGCCTGCTTCTTTATCCTCGTGAGATGTACGAGAACGGCATGGCGGTGATCACCGCATCGACGATCCGCAATCATCCTGCTGCGCTCTCGCCACGCATCAAGAGCCTGAACTATCTCAACAACATCCTCGCCAAGATCGAGGCCCACGACGCCGGTGTGCCCGAAGCCATCATGCTCAATCATCAGGGGTTGATCGCCGAGTGTACCGCCGACAACCTTTTCATCATCAAGATGCGTGGCGGTGAAAGCCTGGGGCTTTCCGGCATGCCGCGGATCATGACGCCGCCCCTCCATGCCGGCGCGCTCGAAGGCGTGACCATGAACACCGTCATCGATCTGGCTGTGCGCAACGGTCTGACGGTTGAGCGCCTCGATATGACTCGTCATGACATCTACACGGCCGATGAAATGTTCCTCACCGGCACCGGCGCGGAGATTATCGCCGTGACCAAGGTGGATGGCCGGGTCATCGGCAGCGGCAAGCCGGGACCGGTGACGACGAAGCTCATCGCTGCATTCAAGGCTCTGGTGGCCAAAGATGCGCCGGAAGATTGA
- a CDS encoding sugar phosphate isomerase/epimerase — protein MKLSFMTFACPEWTLTQVLDAAHRHGYQGVELRVDAHHLHGVEVETGPALRRDAARMIRDSGIEPCCLATSLQLVNPASVNEAGPLIGLAQEMGAPALRVFCGPLPDGVDVSEAIDRVATHLHHVCLEAVQAGVQLWLETHDTFSKAHDAAAAVHRADHPSAGINYDNMHPFRKGESIEATFAAMGDLIRHTHFHDAMNHPDQVAIKPVGEGEMPMEEMFAALVKAGYTGYLSGEWFGTMYGADPESSLARFRDDMTQLADPFGIKFG, from the coding sequence ATGAAACTCTCATTTATGACCTTTGCCTGCCCGGAGTGGACGCTCACCCAGGTGCTCGACGCGGCTCATCGACATGGGTATCAAGGCGTCGAGTTGCGCGTCGATGCGCATCACCTGCACGGAGTCGAGGTGGAAACCGGGCCGGCTCTAAGGCGTGATGCGGCACGGATGATTCGTGACTCAGGCATTGAACCGTGCTGTCTGGCGACGAGTTTGCAACTGGTTAATCCCGCCTCCGTCAACGAGGCTGGCCCGCTGATCGGCTTGGCGCAGGAGATGGGTGCGCCGGCCCTTCGTGTTTTTTGCGGTCCGTTGCCGGATGGCGTTGATGTATCCGAAGCCATTGACCGCGTGGCGACGCATCTGCATCACGTGTGTCTGGAGGCCGTTCAGGCAGGTGTGCAGCTCTGGCTGGAGACGCATGACACGTTCAGCAAGGCCCACGACGCAGCCGCCGCTGTTCACAGAGCGGATCATCCCTCCGCCGGGATCAACTACGACAACATGCACCCTTTTCGTAAAGGCGAGTCGATCGAGGCAACCTTTGCCGCGATGGGTGATCTGATCCGTCACACACATTTTCACGATGCGATGAATCATCCGGACCAGGTGGCGATCAAGCCCGTTGGGGAGGGGGAGATGCCAATGGAGGAGATGTTCGCCGCCTTGGTGAAGGCCGGCTACACAGGCTATCTCAGCGGGGAATGGTTCGGCACGATGTACGGAGCGGATCCGGAAAGCTCGCTGGCTCGCTTTCGTGATGACATGACTCAGC